One window of the Janthinobacterium sp. PAMC25594 genome contains the following:
- a CDS encoding DUF3649 domain-containing protein, giving the protein MHAPAALEKIARLRLSAGARYRLGVASRSVAAIVGGYVLAALVTMLLSVSLPMARSEAVMTATLLSFAIYTCVVMWVFATRSALRAWLGLLIPAAVIAAILQSMDALSWSLA; this is encoded by the coding sequence ATGCACGCACCTGCCGCACTTGAAAAAATCGCGCGCCTGCGCCTGTCCGCTGGCGCGCGCTACCGCCTCGGCGTGGCGTCGCGCAGCGTGGCCGCCATCGTTGGCGGCTATGTGCTGGCCGCGCTGGTCACCATGCTGCTGTCGGTGAGCCTGCCCATGGCCCGTTCCGAAGCCGTCATGACGGCCACCCTGCTGTCGTTTGCCATCTACACCTGCGTGGTGATGTGGGTCTTCGCCACGCGTAGCGCCCTGCGCGCCTGGCTGGGCCTGCTGATTCCCGCCGCCGTCATCGCCGCCATCCTGCAGTCGATGGACGCACTATCCTGGAGTCTCGCATGA
- a CDS encoding TonB-dependent receptor produces the protein MWSPRLNLTPAPLALAAMLAMSNIPLAQAQTSSPVKLSIAAQPLGQALNELARQANLQLLFSPELVAGKTAPAVRGTLSVADSLERLLAGSGLQASINGNAVIIKAAPKATGETATLAEITVTANGERTATSEGTGSYTTRAVTLAGAERSLRETPQSVSVVTRQQMDDKNLFTLDQVLEQSTGLTRMNRSFGSHEFLSRGNALSYLIDGMPGISDNATGWLIPDMAVYDRVEILRGSAGLIVGAGTPGGVANLVRKRPRAEAHADVTATVGSWQQRRVELDAGAPLNAAGTVRGRALVAYEDRDYFYDAAHSRMPLFYGIVEADLDATTTMRAGARRQHTVTDGYWLFGLPRYRDGATLPIRRSTSLAQDWNRHDATIGELFADLEHRFGGDWTTKLAINRTYGAFDQQAGIVRGSINPATQQGARLYTVNYRKQDIVTTGLDANVGGSFQAWGGRHEVLLGMNASRAVTDDHAASTSPGLPFDVFHPNNSLLPRPTRPAWDSLPHLNEQHYGAYASTRWELKPQLHLLLGGRLSWFDKQTTGKLATDPVSRYKESREFTPYAGLVQDLGKQWSVYGSYASIFQPQSLYYTLGGQPLKPVVGDTYEAGVKGELYDGRLNLALAAFRINKRDTAVYDEASNDDCLKWDMTGSCYRNGRPIRSTGIDADASGEVLPGWQLSSGYTYNIARGEGDETPPTVTPKHMLRVSTSYRLPGAWKHWTVGGGVSAQSGYVYRADDNPDVRFRNGGRAVWDARASYVFNRHWSANLSIANVTDKTYWAATGELRRGNYFGEPRNIILTVRYTPTL, from the coding sequence ATGTGGTCCCCCCGCCTCAATTTGACACCCGCCCCCCTCGCCCTGGCCGCCATGCTGGCCATGAGCAACATTCCCCTGGCACAGGCGCAAACCTCGTCACCCGTCAAACTGTCCATCGCCGCCCAGCCGCTGGGCCAGGCCCTGAATGAACTGGCGCGGCAAGCCAATCTGCAACTGCTGTTTTCGCCCGAGCTGGTGGCCGGCAAAACGGCGCCCGCCGTCAGAGGCACGCTGAGCGTGGCCGACAGCCTGGAGCGCCTGCTGGCCGGCAGCGGCCTGCAAGCGTCCATCAACGGCAATGCCGTCATCATCAAGGCGGCGCCCAAGGCCACGGGCGAGACGGCGACCCTGGCGGAAATCACCGTCACGGCCAATGGCGAGCGCACGGCCACCAGCGAGGGCACGGGTTCTTATACGACGCGCGCCGTGACCCTCGCGGGTGCCGAGCGCTCGCTGCGCGAGACGCCGCAATCGGTGTCGGTGGTCACGCGCCAGCAGATGGACGACAAGAACCTGTTCACGCTGGACCAGGTGCTCGAGCAAAGCACGGGCCTGACGCGCATGAACCGCAGCTTCGGCTCGCATGAATTCCTGTCGCGCGGCAATGCCCTGTCTTACCTGATCGATGGCATGCCCGGCATTTCCGACAATGCCACGGGCTGGCTGATCCCCGACATGGCCGTGTATGACCGCGTGGAAATCCTGCGCGGCTCGGCCGGCCTGATCGTCGGCGCCGGCACGCCGGGCGGCGTGGCCAACCTGGTGCGCAAGCGCCCGCGCGCCGAAGCGCACGCGGACGTGACGGCCACCGTGGGCAGCTGGCAGCAGCGCCGCGTGGAACTCGATGCGGGCGCGCCCCTGAACGCGGCCGGCACCGTGCGCGGCCGCGCGCTGGTCGCCTATGAAGACCGCGATTACTTCTATGACGCGGCGCACAGCCGCATGCCCCTGTTCTACGGCATCGTCGAAGCGGACCTCGACGCCACCACCACCATGCGCGCCGGCGCGCGCCGCCAGCACACGGTCACGGACGGCTACTGGCTGTTCGGCCTGCCCCGCTACAGAGACGGCGCCACCTTGCCGATCCGCCGCTCGACCTCGCTGGCACAGGACTGGAACCGCCACGACGCCACCATCGGCGAACTGTTCGCCGACCTCGAGCACCGCTTTGGCGGCGACTGGACGACCAAGCTTGCCATCAACCGCACCTATGGGGCCTTCGACCAGCAGGCGGGCATCGTGCGCGGCAGCATCAATCCCGCCACGCAGCAGGGGGCACGCCTGTACACGGTCAATTACCGCAAGCAGGATATCGTCACCACAGGCCTGGATGCCAACGTGGGCGGCAGCTTCCAGGCCTGGGGCGGCAGGCATGAGGTACTGCTGGGCATGAATGCCTCGCGCGCCGTCACCGACGACCATGCGGCCTCGACTTCGCCCGGCCTGCCGTTCGACGTCTTTCATCCGAACAACTCGCTGCTACCCCGCCCAACGCGCCCAGCCTGGGACTCGCTGCCGCACTTGAACGAGCAGCATTACGGCGCCTACGCCAGCACGCGCTGGGAACTCAAGCCGCAGCTGCACCTGCTGCTGGGCGGCCGCCTGAGCTGGTTCGACAAGCAGACCACGGGCAAGCTGGCGACCGACCCCGTCAGCCGCTACAAGGAAAGCCGCGAATTCACGCCGTATGCGGGCCTGGTGCAGGACCTGGGCAAGCAATGGTCCGTGTACGGCAGCTATGCCAGCATCTTCCAGCCGCAGAGCCTGTACTACACGCTGGGCGGACAGCCGCTGAAACCGGTCGTCGGCGATACCTATGAGGCGGGCGTGAAGGGCGAGCTGTACGACGGGCGCCTGAACCTGGCGCTGGCCGCCTTCCGCATCAACAAGCGCGACACGGCCGTGTACGACGAGGCCAGCAATGACGATTGCCTGAAGTGGGACATGACGGGCAGCTGCTACCGCAATGGCCGCCCCATCCGCAGCACGGGCATCGACGCGGACGCCAGCGGCGAAGTGCTGCCGGGCTGGCAGCTGTCATCCGGCTACACCTACAACATCGCGCGCGGCGAAGGCGACGAGACGCCGCCCACCGTCACGCCGAAGCACATGCTGCGCGTGTCGACCAGCTACCGCCTGCCCGGCGCGTGGAAGCACTGGACGGTGGGCGGCGGCGTCTCGGCGCAAAGCGGCTATGTCTATCGGGCCGATGACAATCCCGACGTGCGTTTCCGCAACGGCGGACGCGCGGTGTGGGATGCGCGCGCTTCGTACGTGTTCAACCGCCACTGGAGCGCCAACCTCAGCATCGCCAACGTAACGGACAAGACCTACTGGGCCGCCACGGGCGAATTGCGCCGCGGCAATTACTTCGGTGAACCGCGCAACATCATCCTCACCGTGCGCTACACGCCGACGCTGTAG
- a CDS encoding FecR domain-containing protein, with the protein MTALPPRHAFGPSAQEQADLREHAAFAATQDGVALAAATWFSRRHDLDAHSQVEFAAWLAADARHAQAYAQLRDTHRAARTIPAQVAARWTVPQAPSAPVSAPRRHWLRALPYAAAAMLLLSVGAGGYQWWQQPTFSQSYAAMRGQRLAVALPDGSKLQLDTATQLHVTLYRQRREVRLAHGEALFQVQAKQGQAFDVLSGPVTVTVVGTQFSVRNTLAEDGQLRVAVQHGHVRMAGARQEQVDLMAGQGVTADAAGNLSAVASLAPGSVAPWRDGRITFDNVPLGAALAEFERYGDTGLVARDPAVARLRIGGSFSLTQLDRFAAALPQLLPVHVVRDGAVSEIRMAAKMPAQAPAMRRPEK; encoded by the coding sequence ATGACCGCCCTTCCGCCCCGCCATGCTTTCGGCCCCTCCGCCCAGGAGCAGGCGGACTTGCGCGAGCATGCCGCTTTTGCCGCCACGCAGGATGGCGTGGCGCTGGCGGCGGCGACCTGGTTCAGCCGGCGCCATGACCTCGATGCGCACAGCCAGGTTGAGTTTGCCGCCTGGCTGGCGGCCGATGCGCGTCACGCGCAAGCGTATGCCCAACTGCGGGACACGCACCGCGCGGCGCGCACGATTCCCGCGCAGGTGGCCGCGCGCTGGACGGTGCCCCAGGCTCCCTCTGCGCCAGTGTCCGCTCCCCGCCGGCACTGGCTGCGGGCGCTGCCGTATGCGGCGGCCGCCATGCTGCTGCTCAGCGTGGGCGCGGGCGGCTACCAGTGGTGGCAGCAACCCACGTTCAGCCAGTCGTATGCCGCCATGCGCGGCCAGCGCCTGGCCGTCGCCCTGCCCGACGGCAGCAAGCTGCAGCTCGATACGGCCACGCAGCTACACGTCACCCTGTACCGCCAGCGCCGCGAAGTGCGCCTGGCGCACGGCGAAGCGCTGTTCCAGGTGCAAGCGAAGCAAGGACAAGCGTTCGATGTGCTCAGCGGTCCTGTGACGGTGACGGTAGTGGGCACGCAGTTTTCCGTGCGTAACACCCTGGCCGAGGACGGCCAGCTGCGCGTGGCCGTGCAGCATGGCCATGTGCGCATGGCCGGTGCGCGGCAGGAGCAAGTCGACCTGATGGCCGGCCAGGGCGTGACGGCCGACGCCGCCGGGAATTTATCGGCCGTCGCCAGCCTGGCTCCCGGCAGCGTGGCGCCCTGGCGCGACGGCAGGATCACCTTCGACAATGTGCCGCTGGGCGCGGCGCTGGCCGAATTCGAGCGCTATGGCGACACGGGCCTGGTCGCGCGCGATCCCGCTGTGGCCAGGCTGCGCATCGGCGGCAGTTTCAGCCTGACCCAGCTCGACCGCTTCGCCGCCGCCCTGCCCCAGCTGCTGCCCGTGCACGTCGTACGCGATGGTGCCGTCAGCGAGATCCGCATGGCGGCAAAAATGCCGGCGCAAGCCCCTGCGATGCGGCGGCCTGAAAAATAA
- a CDS encoding sigma-70 family RNA polymerase sigma factor, which produces MVARYYQELLNFCWRSLRNREAAADLVQESYLRVLGEAAVREPRALLYHTARNLLIDQHRRAALRQHEELDALPETAHPAAPRHLQPEHALESSQDWQACVAAIDALPPRCRDAFVLHVFEELPHAQIAARMGISVSMVEKHIARGMLSCQAQLHSLREAT; this is translated from the coding sequence GTGGTTGCACGCTATTACCAAGAACTGTTGAACTTTTGCTGGCGCAGCTTGCGCAACCGCGAGGCCGCCGCCGACCTGGTGCAGGAAAGCTATCTGCGCGTGCTGGGCGAAGCGGCCGTGCGCGAGCCGCGCGCGCTGCTGTACCACACGGCGCGCAACCTGCTGATCGACCAGCACCGGCGCGCCGCCTTGCGCCAGCACGAGGAACTCGATGCCCTGCCGGAAACGGCGCATCCGGCCGCGCCGCGCCATTTGCAGCCGGAGCACGCGCTGGAAAGCAGCCAGGACTGGCAAGCCTGCGTGGCCGCCATCGACGCCCTGCCGCCGCGCTGCCGCGACGCCTTCGTGCTGCACGTCTTCGAGGAATTGCCGCACGCGCAAATCGCCGCGCGCATGGGCATTTCCGTGAGCATGGTGGAAAAACATATCGCGCGCGGCATGCTCAGTTGCCAGGCGCAGTTGCATTCTTTGCGGGAAGCCACATAA
- a CDS encoding alpha-D-glucose phosphate-specific phosphoglucomutase has translation MSIQVINTAPMAGQRPGTSGLRKKVAVFSTPQYLENFVQSVFDTLGDCRGQTLVLGGDGRYYNRAAIQTVLRMAAAHGYARVLLGQGGILSTPAVSCVIRKHGASGGIILSASHNPGGPDGDFGIKYNIANGGPAPEKVTEAMFARTQTITEYRISDAADIDLDALGTVRIEQMTVEVIDPVLDYAELMQQLFDFDAIRALFAGGLRICFDGMHAVSGPYATAILEGMLGAPKGSVINGVPLADFGGGHPDPNPVNAQELIAIMAAADAPDFGAASDGDGDRNMIVGRRFDVTPSDSLAILAANATVAPGYRAGLKGIARSMPTSGAADRVASALGIPCHETPTGWKFFGTLLDAGMATVCGEESYGTGSNHVREKDGLWAVLFWLNLLAEKKQSVEDIVRAHWATYGRNYYSRHDYEDIDSACAAQLMEAVRGQLAALPGQQFDGYTVALADDFSYTDPVDGSVATRQGIRIIMTDGARIVLRLSGTGTEGATLRLYLERYEADVAQHGIPTQEALAGLIAVADKLARIRERTGRDAPSVTT, from the coding sequence ATGAGTATTCAAGTTATCAATACAGCGCCGATGGCCGGCCAGCGGCCCGGCACCTCGGGCTTGCGCAAGAAGGTAGCGGTCTTCAGCACGCCGCAATACCTGGAAAATTTCGTGCAAAGCGTGTTCGACACGCTCGGCGACTGCCGCGGCCAGACCTTGGTGCTGGGCGGCGACGGACGTTACTACAATCGCGCGGCCATCCAGACGGTGCTGCGCATGGCGGCAGCGCACGGCTACGCGCGCGTGCTGCTGGGACAGGGCGGCATTTTGTCGACGCCGGCCGTCAGCTGCGTGATCCGCAAGCATGGCGCCAGCGGCGGCATCATTCTGTCGGCCAGCCATAATCCGGGCGGCCCCGATGGCGACTTCGGCATCAAGTACAACATCGCCAATGGCGGCCCGGCGCCGGAAAAGGTCACCGAAGCCATGTTTGCGCGCACGCAAACCATCACCGAGTACCGCATCAGCGACGCTGCCGACATCGACCTCGACGCCTTGGGCACTGTGCGCATCGAGCAGATGACGGTCGAAGTGATCGACCCGGTTCTCGACTACGCTGAACTGATGCAGCAGCTGTTCGACTTCGACGCTATTCGCGCCCTGTTCGCGGGCGGCTTGCGCATCTGTTTTGACGGCATGCACGCCGTCTCCGGCCCATATGCGACGGCCATCCTGGAGGGCATGCTGGGCGCGCCGAAAGGCAGCGTCATCAACGGCGTGCCTTTGGCCGACTTCGGCGGCGGCCATCCCGATCCGAATCCCGTCAACGCGCAGGAGTTGATCGCCATCATGGCGGCCGCCGATGCACCTGACTTCGGTGCCGCCTCGGACGGCGACGGCGACCGCAACATGATCGTCGGCCGGCGCTTCGACGTGACGCCCTCGGACAGCCTGGCCATCCTGGCCGCCAACGCCACAGTGGCGCCCGGCTACCGTGCCGGCTTGAAGGGCATCGCCCGCTCCATGCCCACGTCGGGCGCGGCCGACCGGGTCGCTAGCGCGCTGGGCATTCCCTGTCACGAGACGCCGACGGGCTGGAAATTCTTCGGCACCCTGCTCGACGCCGGCATGGCCACCGTGTGCGGTGAAGAGAGCTACGGCACGGGCTCGAACCACGTGCGCGAAAAGGATGGCCTGTGGGCCGTGCTGTTCTGGCTCAACCTGCTGGCAGAGAAAAAACAATCGGTGGAAGACATCGTGCGCGCGCACTGGGCGACCTATGGCCGCAACTACTATTCGCGCCACGATTACGAAGACATCGACAGCGCTTGCGCGGCGCAGCTGATGGAAGCCGTGCGCGGCCAGCTGGCCGCCTTGCCGGGCCAGCAGTTCGATGGCTACACGGTGGCGCTGGCCGACGATTTCAGTTACACGGACCCCGTCGACGGCTCCGTGGCGACGCGGCAGGGCATCCGCATCATCATGACGGACGGCGCGCGCATCGTGCTGCGCCTGTCCGGCACGGGCACCGAGGGCGCCACCCTGCGCCTGTACCTGGAGCGCTACGAAGCCGATGTCGCGCAACACGGCATCCCGACCCAGGAGGCGCTGGCGGGCCTGATCGCCGTGGCGGACAAGTTGGCGCGCATACGCGAGCGCACGGGACGCGATGCGCCAAGCGTGACGACGTAA